The following proteins are co-located in the Saccharomycodes ludwigii strain NBRC 1722 chromosome V, whole genome shotgun sequence genome:
- the SNU114 gene encoding U5 snRNP GTPase SNU114 (similar to Saccharomyces cerevisiae YKL173W | SNU114 | Small NUclear ribonucleoprotein associated) — protein MTDEHEVYDEFGNIITHSDNKDGNTHQLIISEKIQAEESIALEHDLNNDFDDIEDENSNSNLPIVFEQKEEDIYDNDLLNPHLPSTATNSSSHIPKRIERTKKNGYYYKSIPRFTFNKPYFLELSQLPQRNKSICFLGPHKSGKTTLSSELMTARIRHHNLFTPYYMDNLQVEIERGMSIKLNGATYLATDSNDKSWCFTVLDTPGHVDFNDEMICGASICDVICIVLDVVEGVNSVVERTYHMLRGRYNDAGKNIIFILNKIDRLVLELKLPPLDCYKKLKSCVDDINIMATNYYSNLGNQDVPYYSPEVNNVLFGSGKLGIIFSIEQFVSQFYWTGLNRDPNRILQFTERMWGDVYFTGTKFTTHINAAKNIKREVPTFVQFILEPFYKIITHSISLNSKDLSKWLEKHFKIKYSQESEEFLPTLRSVFKHIFAKGELGFIDAIIDGKKDDVEPVDTSKLKHRLVAHAVKVLEYCGDIWTLVKVEKGCLKVGKSYMILDSETEIDLADGGEDDVSVFPRCNITDIRLLGGRFVYGTIDVAYERQIVLVKGIDGFINKSGTLLDTDATTQLFKFPSLQPLSEPVFKIILQPYNPKDYPKLIDGLNLINQLYPGSIIKVEESGEHVVLGTGELYLDTLLYDLRTNYTSNIQIKSTAIPITTFKEGCSSESFASIPIESSNFVIRISAKPLDEKLIYDLQDENKYKTIRNLSRKQLSKLLRTQYMWDSLSARNCWGFFSTNCFINNTLPDEVDQHLLNDELKDTIYKGFEWCCLGGPLVEEPIHGVQFDLIKIEIKNSDHSIENANELIPLVRKACYVALLTAKPILYEPIYDIDIITKPIYFQIIESLFDKRRGAKIYRKLEIPSTPLIELRGQIPIIDSIGFEVDLKASCNGDCSVQEHNFRKMWRKVPGNVMDCECELPNLKPVPYESLSRDFVLKTRRRKGLENNVSSADEEGPSLRKYLNRELYDKIVNNGLL, from the coding sequence ATGACGGACGAACATGAAGTTTATGATGAATTTGGAAATATCATTACACATTCGGATAACAAGGACGGGAATACTCATCAACTCATTATATCTGAAAAAATACAAGCAGAAGAGTCAATTGCCTTAGAACATGATTTAAACAACGATTTTGATGACATAGAAGATGAAAATAGCAATAGTAATCTGCCCATTGTATTCGAACAAAAAGAGGAAGATATCTATGACAATGACTTATTGAATCCGCATCTACCatcaacagcaacaaaTTCATCATCACACATACCAAAAAGGATTGAGcgtaccaaaaaaaatggatattattataaatctATACCAAGATTTACTTTCAACAAACCATATTTCCTAGAACTTTCACAGCTACCTCAGCGTAATAAATCAATATGTTTTTTGGGTCCACACAAATCCGGAAAGACAACATTATCAAGCGAATTAATGACTGCCAGAATAAGGCATCATAACTTGTTTACACCTTACTACATGGATAATTTGCAAGTTGAGATTGAGAGGGGAATGTCTATTAAACTAAATGGAGCAACTTACTTGGCAACTGATTCAAATGATAAATCCTGGTGTTTTACCGTATTGGACACTCCGGGCCATGTTGATTTTAACGATGAAATGATTTGCGGGGCATCTATTTGTGATGTAATTTGCATTGTTCTTGATGTTGTGGAGGGTGTGAATAGTGTTGTAGAAAGAACGTATCACATGTTAAGAGGGAGATATAATGACGCTGgtaaaaacattatttttatattgaataaaattgataGATTGGtattagaattaaaattgCCGCCCCTAGATTgttacaaaaaattgaaatctTGTGTAGACGATATAAACATTATGGCCACTAACTATTATTCTAATCTGGGTAATCAAGACGTTCCATACTATTCACCAGAAGTAAACaatgttttatttggtTCAGGAAAATTGGgcattatttttagcaTAGAACAATTTGTTAGCCAATTTTATTGGACTGGGCTAAATAGGGATCCCAATAGAATATTGCAATTTACTGAACGAATGTGGGGCGACGTTTATTTTACAGGTACAAAGTTCACGACCCACATTAATGCTGCTAAAAATATCAAGCGAGAAGTTCCTACGTTTGTACAATTTATATTAGAACcattttacaaaataataacacacTCAATAAGCTTAAATTCTAAGGATTTAAGTAAATGGTTGGAGaaacattttaaaattaagtATAGCCAAGAAAGTGAAGAGTTTTTGCCCACATTGAGATCAGTTTTCAAACATATTTTTGCTAAGGGTGAACTTGGATTTATTGATGCAATAATAGATGGAAAAAAGGATGATGTTGAACCGGTTGATACAAGTAAACTTAAACACAGATTGGTTGCCCATGCAGTTAAAGTTCTAGAGTATTGTGGTGATATATGGACTTTAGTGAAAGTTGAAAAAGGTTGTTTAAAAGTGGGCAAGTCTTATATGATATTGGATTCAGAGACGGAAATAGATTTGGCTGATGGTGGCGAAGATGATGTAAGCGTTTTCCCTAGATGCAACATCACGGACATTAGGCTACTTGGTGGAAGATTCGTATATGGCACCATTGATGTTGCTTATGAAAGGCAAATTGTTTTAGTTAAAGGTATTGATGGATTCATCAATAAATCGGGCACGCTATTAGATACTGATGCTACGACCCAACTATTTAAATTCCCGTCATTACAACCTCTAAGTGAACctgttttcaaaattattttgcaGCCATATAATCCAAAGGATTATCCAAAATTAATCGATGGGTTGAATTTGATAAACCAATTGTACCCAGGCTCGATTATAAAGGTGGAGGAAAGTGGAGAACACGTTGTTTTAGGCACTGGTGAATTGTATTTGGATACTTTGTTATACGATTTAAGAACAAATTACACTAGTAATATTCAAATTAAAAGTACGGCTATTCCGATCACTACATTTAAAGAAGGATGCAGCAGTGAGTCATTTGCATCTATTCCAATAGAATCTAGCAATTTCGTTATTAGGATATCTGCAAAACCACTGGATGAAAAGTTAATTTATGACTTACAGGATGAAAACAAGTATAAAACAATAAGAAACTTATCTAGAAAGCAACTATCAAAGTTGCTAAGAACTCAATATATGTGGGATTCATTATCTGCAAGAAACTGTTGGGGATTTTTTTCAACgaattgttttattaacaaCACTTTACCGGATGAGGTCGATCAACATCTGTTGAATgatgaattaaaagataCTATATACAAGGGATTTGAATGGTGTTGTCTGGGCGGACCTTTAGTTGAAGAACCGATTCATGGTGTACAATTTGACCTAATAAagatagaaataaaaaatagtgATCATAGTATTGAAAATGCAAACGAATTAATTCCATTAGTGAGAAAAGCATGCTATGTGGCATTACTAACTGCAAAACCTATATTGTACGAACCAATTTATGATATTGACATTATTACTAAaccaatatattttcaaattatagAATCATTATTTGACAAAAGACGGGGTGCTAAAATATACAGAAAATTAGAAATTCCAAGCACACCCTTGATTGAATTAAGAGGTCAAATACCAATCATCGACTCTATTGGGTTTGAAGTTGATTTGAAAGCTAGTTGTAATGGAGATTGCTCGGTACAAGAACATAACTTTAGAAAAATGTGGAGAAAAGTTCCTGGCAATGTTATGGATTGTGAATGTGAATTGCCGAACTTGAAACCTGTCCCTTACGAAAGTTTGAGTAGagattttgttttgaaaacCAGAAGGAGAAAAGGTTTGGAAAACAATGTTAGTTCCGCTGATGAGGAAGGTCCTAGTTTAAGAAAGTATTTGAATCGTGAATTATATGATAAAATAGTTAATAATGGATTGCTATAG
- the EBP2 gene encoding Ebp2p (similar to Saccharomyces cerevisiae YKL172W | EBP2 | EBNA1-binding protein (homolog)), with translation MAKGGSKLKKALNNQKELEKFSKEQQQKKAKRLAQLEKEASNLKVVTKEDLEKQQGAEKVKVPTSDEKELSEHGNKPLSKKEKRKLRKLQKKQEEAEKEILAEEEEEEEKEEEEEEVDDDEAEYEQPSIDIERLAKSDDEDSEEEEDDDSDDNDDEEEEEKEEEEKEEQDDDDDEEEQDADDDDDEKEEVSYSDANSGMDSDVVPHTKLTVNNKKALKASLERVHLPWEKHSFQEHQSITSSTPVENHIKDLNDETERELAFYKQSLDATLQARDKLKKLNVRFRRPLDYFAEMVKTDEHMDKLKQKLVKEASEKKAIEEARKQRQLKKFGKQVQVATLQQRQKDKRETMEKIKSLRKKRAHNDIDDSNFDVGVEDAIGDASGDASNKKQNKANRKRDAKNAKYGRGGMKRFKRKNDAESSSQIPEFSHKKMKSGIRRKGH, from the coding sequence atggctAAAGGCGGTAGtaagttaaaaaaagctttaaataaccaaaaagaattggaaaaattttctaaagaacagcaacaaaaaaaggctAAAAGATTAGCTcaattagaaaaagaagccTCAAATTTAAAGGTTGTTACAAAAGAAGACTtggaaaaacaacaaggagcagaaaaagtaaaagtaCCAACTTCTGATGAGAAAGAATTATCTGAACATGGCAATAAACCTTTAtctaaaaaagaaaaaagaaagttaagaaaattacaaaaaaaacaagaggaagctgaaaaggaaatattggcagaagaagaggaagaagaagaaaaggaagaggaagaggaagaagtcgatgatgatgaagctGAATACGAACAACCAAGCATAGATATTGAAAGACTAGCTAAAAGTGATGATGAGGATagtgaagaagaagaagacgATGATagtgatgataatgatgatgaagaagaagaagaaaaagaagaagaagaaaaagaagaacaagatgatgatgatgatgaagaagaacaagatgctgatgatgacgacgatgaaaaagaagaagttTCATATTCTGATGCCAACTCAGGAATGGACTCTGATGTGGTTCCACATACGAAATTAACcgttaataacaaaaaagcTTTAAAAGCCAGTTTAGAACGTGTCCATTTACCCTGGGAGAAACATTCTTTTCAAGAACATCAATCTATAACATCATCTACGCCGGTTGAAAATCACattaaagatttaaatgatgaaaCTGAAAGAGAATTGGCCTTTTATAAACAGTCATTGGACGCTACACTTCAAGCACgtgataaattaaaaaagctAAATGTCAGATTTAGAAGACCTTTAGATTATTTTGCTGAAATGGTTAAAACTGATGAGCATATGGACAAATTGAAGCAAAAATTAGTCAAAGAAGCTAGCGAAAAGAAAGCTATTGAAGAAGCCAGGAAACAAAGacaattaaagaaatttgGTAAACAAGTGCAAGTAGCTACGTTACAACAGCGTCAAAAGGACAAGAGAGAAACtatggaaaaaattaaatcattaagaaaaaaacggGCACATAACGATATAGACGATTCTAATTTTGATGTTGGTGTTGAAGATGCCATTGGCGATGCTAGCGGCGATGCAAGCAATAAAAAACAGAATAAAGCTAACAGAAAGAGAGACGCTAAGAATGCTAAATATGGTCGTGGTGGTATGAAGAGGTTTAAGAGAAAGAACGATGCTGAATCATCGAGCCAAATCCCAGA